In Lentibacillus amyloliquefaciens, one DNA window encodes the following:
- a CDS encoding FAD-binding oxidoreductase yields MELKGYALEMFKSELENVVGQDNVVTTSETRKELSVDYTWLTHMWREREQEMPLPYFVVRPLTTEETSKVVRICNTYKVPVVARGGGSGSAGGASTLLGGIVLDLTRMDKIIEIDEKSLVLTAEAGIYGGVLEEELNKKGYMLAHYPSSVDIATLGGYLAARGSGVMSTKYGKAEDMVLSLEIVLPDGTIINTLPVPNHAAGPGLLDLFVGSEGTLGVITKVSIRIDPLPEARVFRAFKFPTIHDGIEAGRQIMTSRLKPAVIRLYDPGSTEKSLNTTGVKLEGNYMVMMFDGIKEIADIEVEKAAEICVSKNGEDLGEELGQHWWDTRYVAYKPPVHPAFPLLYGTPETVTTYDKIEKIYDEKKKLVETEYKQWDAKYTAHFSHWYPWGTMIYDRFYIETPPEDPEEAFRLHNELMAKCTKINLDNGAILNEHHGIGFKLGGFMQDQYEESFQVMLGIKQLIDKKGIMNPGKLGFGIY; encoded by the coding sequence ATGGAACTAAAAGGATATGCTCTAGAAATGTTCAAATCTGAGTTGGAAAATGTAGTTGGCCAAGATAACGTCGTGACAACTTCAGAAACTAGAAAAGAATTATCAGTTGATTACACATGGTTAACTCACATGTGGAGGGAAAGAGAACAAGAAATGCCCTTACCTTACTTTGTAGTAAGACCATTAACTACAGAAGAGACATCAAAAGTAGTGAGAATTTGTAACACGTATAAAGTCCCTGTTGTAGCTCGTGGTGGAGGATCTGGCAGTGCTGGAGGGGCATCAACACTTTTAGGCGGCATTGTGCTAGATTTAACAAGAATGGATAAAATAATTGAAATTGATGAAAAATCTTTGGTGTTAACGGCAGAAGCTGGTATATACGGTGGAGTATTAGAGGAAGAGCTAAATAAAAAAGGTTACATGTTAGCTCACTATCCATCATCAGTAGATATCGCTACATTAGGTGGCTACCTAGCTGCTCGTGGTTCAGGAGTAATGTCTACAAAATATGGTAAAGCGGAAGATATGGTATTGTCGTTAGAGATAGTATTACCTGATGGGACGATAATCAATACGCTGCCAGTACCAAATCATGCGGCGGGGCCAGGATTGTTAGACCTTTTTGTAGGATCGGAAGGTACACTGGGTGTTATTACAAAGGTAAGCATAAGAATTGATCCCCTGCCAGAAGCACGAGTATTTAGAGCGTTTAAATTCCCAACTATACATGACGGCATTGAAGCTGGAAGGCAAATTATGACTAGCAGATTGAAACCTGCTGTTATTAGATTATATGATCCGGGATCAACAGAAAAGTCATTGAATACAACAGGTGTAAAACTAGAAGGAAATTATATGGTCATGATGTTTGATGGTATAAAAGAAATTGCAGATATAGAAGTTGAAAAGGCTGCTGAAATTTGTGTTTCGAAAAACGGAGAAGATTTAGGAGAAGAATTAGGTCAGCACTGGTGGGATACTAGATATGTTGCATATAAGCCACCAGTTCATCCAGCATTTCCACTTCTTTATGGAACACCGGAAACAGTCACAACTTATGATAAAATTGAAAAAATATATGACGAGAAAAAGAAATTAGTAGAAACTGAATATAAACAATGGGATGCAAAATATACAGCACACTTTTCACATTGGTATCCATGGGGGACAATGATATACGATCGTTTTTACATTGAAACGCCACCAGAAGATCCTGAGGAAGCATTTAGACTTCATAATGAATTGATGGCAAAATGTACAAAAATTAATCTAGATAATGGGGCAATATTAAATGAACACCATGGAATCGGTTTTAAGTTAGGCGGTTTTATGCAAGACCAATATGAAGAGTCATTCCAGGTAATGCTAGGTATAAAGCAATTAATTGATAAAAAAGGTATTATGAATCCAGGGAAATTAGGTTTTGGAATTTACTAA
- a CDS encoding zinc-dependent alcohol dehydrogenase has protein sequence MKALVYDGTKDLKLQEAPIPELQNDEVLIKVAYVGICGSDLVAWNGNYPRVTPPVTLGHEFSGVVEKVGSKVTKFNIGDPVVAEPLLSCGKCEACENGHYNQCGNLRLIGIDMDGGMADYVAVNEKQLFRIPSNVTLSAAALVEPLSVGVHMVKKSGVKPNQNVLIVGGGPIGLIAALVVRTYGANVYISEINPFRLEKAKELGFHTINPKEKSLEEQVVSLTDNKLFDLSFEVTGSLGGLNDCILSTKAGGIVVIAGVTQKSEVNIYEVIKRELNLVGTRVYTSDDYETALKLMEQKEFNAEDLITKQVSLENTQEEGFKAIEKGDPLVKVLINIENEV, from the coding sequence ATGAAAGCTTTAGTATATGACGGCACAAAGGATTTAAAATTACAAGAGGCACCTATACCTGAACTTCAAAATGATGAAGTTCTTATCAAAGTGGCATATGTGGGCATATGCGGTTCGGATCTAGTTGCTTGGAATGGCAATTATCCCCGTGTAACCCCACCAGTGACTTTAGGTCATGAATTTAGTGGTGTGGTTGAAAAAGTAGGTAGTAAAGTTACAAAGTTTAACATTGGTGACCCTGTAGTAGCTGAACCATTACTATCGTGTGGAAAGTGTGAAGCCTGTGAGAATGGTCACTATAATCAATGTGGTAATTTGAGACTTATAGGCATAGATATGGATGGGGGAATGGCCGATTATGTAGCCGTAAATGAAAAACAACTATTCCGTATCCCTAGTAATGTTACTCTGTCTGCAGCCGCACTAGTTGAACCTCTATCAGTAGGAGTTCATATGGTGAAAAAGTCAGGTGTCAAACCAAATCAAAACGTATTAATTGTTGGTGGGGGTCCAATAGGTCTTATAGCAGCGTTAGTTGTGAGAACATACGGTGCTAATGTTTACATTTCTGAAATTAATCCTTTTCGTTTAGAAAAAGCGAAAGAACTTGGCTTTCATACAATTAATCCAAAGGAAAAAAGTTTGGAAGAACAAGTTGTTTCCTTAACGGACAATAAGCTATTCGATCTTTCATTTGAAGTTACAGGAAGTTTAGGAGGCTTGAATGACTGCATATTATCAACGAAAGCAGGTGGGATAGTTGTTATTGCAGGAGTAACTCAAAAAAGCGAAGTGAATATTTACGAAGTGATTAAACGCGAGTTGAATTTAGTTGGAACAAGAGTATATACTTCGGACGATTATGAAACAGCACTTAAATTAATGGAACAAAAAGAGTTTAATGCTGAAGATTTAATCACGAAGCAAGTATCATTAGAAAATACTCAAGAAGAAGGGTTTAAAGCCATTGAAAAAGGAGACCCTCTCGTAAAGGTATTAATTAATATAGAGAATGAGGTGTGA
- a CDS encoding aldehyde dehydrogenase family protein produces the protein MNNKFKLDGRMFINGERVQAFSNEEIDVIDPSTGEKVATTPAGDAPDVDAAVQNSLHAYKNEWRKVKPLDRANILFNIAKKVDENREELAYIESLDVGKPYRQALQDVDSTIGYFQFYAGLADKVFGTSIPLGVGTVDYTVREPIGVSAQIVPWNYPLQLSSRGFAPALAAGNVVVAKVAEDASLSILRLAEIAYEAGLPKGVLNIVTGYGAVAGNALSEHPDIHHLTFTGSLPTGVQVMKTAANQVTPVNLELGGKSPIIIFDDADIDSVVNTAASVITQNAGQTCSAASRIIVDRRVQDEVVSRIAEKMGAVQLGRGLDNPDMGPVVSERQMNGILKAIEKGEESKAQVVVGGKRSEQAGLENGYFIEPTLFNNMKAGSFIEQEEIFGPVLGVMPFDDPEEALEMANGTKYGLVASVWGNNLKLIHHFTNEIEAGQVFVNGYGAGGGVALPFGGYKKSGFGREKGVEALQNYTTVKNIWINYL, from the coding sequence ATGAATAATAAATTTAAATTAGATGGTAGAATGTTTATTAATGGGGAAAGAGTACAAGCATTTTCTAATGAAGAGATTGATGTGATAGATCCTTCAACAGGGGAAAAGGTAGCAACAACACCTGCTGGAGATGCACCAGATGTTGATGCAGCCGTACAAAATTCTTTGCATGCTTATAAAAATGAGTGGAGAAAAGTAAAGCCACTAGATAGAGCCAATATTTTATTTAATATAGCAAAAAAGGTTGATGAAAATCGTGAGGAGCTTGCTTATATTGAAAGTTTGGATGTAGGTAAACCTTATCGTCAAGCGTTACAAGATGTGGATTCAACTATTGGTTATTTTCAATTTTATGCAGGTTTAGCGGACAAAGTATTTGGTACGAGTATCCCGCTTGGAGTGGGAACAGTGGATTACACGGTAAGAGAACCAATTGGAGTTTCTGCACAAATTGTCCCTTGGAACTATCCTTTGCAACTTTCATCTCGTGGTTTTGCACCAGCACTAGCAGCAGGTAATGTTGTTGTTGCTAAAGTAGCAGAGGATGCTTCACTGTCCATCTTAAGATTAGCAGAAATTGCTTATGAAGCAGGATTACCAAAAGGAGTACTAAATATTGTTACTGGCTATGGTGCAGTAGCAGGAAATGCTTTATCCGAACATCCTGACATTCATCATTTAACTTTTACGGGTTCCTTGCCAACAGGGGTACAAGTGATGAAGACGGCAGCGAATCAAGTTACCCCAGTTAACCTAGAATTAGGGGGGAAATCGCCAATTATTATCTTTGACGATGCAGATATTGATAGCGTTGTTAATACTGCTGCTTCCGTTATTACACAAAATGCTGGTCAAACATGTTCTGCAGCTTCTCGTATTATCGTAGACAGACGTGTACAAGATGAAGTAGTTTCTAGAATAGCCGAGAAAATGGGTGCGGTACAGTTAGGACGAGGGTTAGATAACCCAGATATGGGACCTGTTGTTAGTGAACGTCAAATGAATGGCATCTTAAAAGCGATAGAAAAAGGGGAAGAAAGTAAAGCCCAAGTCGTTGTTGGTGGAAAAAGAAGTGAACAAGCAGGTTTAGAAAACGGATATTTTATTGAACCGACATTGTTTAACAATATGAAAGCAGGAAGCTTTATTGAACAAGAAGAAATCTTTGGACCTGTTTTAGGTGTTATGCCGTTTGATGATCCTGAAGAAGCTTTGGAGATGGCAAATGGAACAAAGTATGGTCTTGTTGCAAGTGTATGGGGAAACAACTTGAAGCTAATTCACCACTTTACAAATGAAATTGAAGCTGGACAAGTGTTTGTTAATGGATACGGAGCAGGTGGTGGAGTTGCTTTACCATTTGGTGGATATAAGAAGAGTGGTTTTGGACGTGAAAAAGGAGTAGAAGCATTACAAAATTATACCACAGTCAAAAATATTTGGATTAATTATTTATAA
- the xylB gene encoding xylulokinase, producing the protein MVTQYVLGVDHGSGSCKTMCLDSKGNVVDEATVSYPSYYSHPRWVEQDPEDWINAAVKGIKQVISSLTEGERNQIKGISFTAPAHVAVLLNEQKNVLRNVIMWNDQRSGDESKELSGEYGELIYSLTNHYPTPTWTISHLYWLMKHEPEVFDKVDKVLFEKDYVRYRFSGEMGTDYIEAEGSMLYDVHKQEWSDDLLSILSLDKSILPSVYNPTDQAGTLTKEMAERLGLSEGIPIIMGTTDTAAEVYGSGAVEEGDGVVKIATAGNFSLISKERHVNKALTSYSFVTAGLRYQNSGTNFAASSYRWFKETFFEDSMEYKDLDNVYAEIDKEVSKISIGSEGLLFHPYLNGERSPHWDPYLRGSFFGITARHNRYHFARAVLEGVAFSIKDAGLEFPQMPTNSVKIIGGGGNSLVWSQILADILNVRLEIPKYTDAAFGSCLIATCGIGWYDSLSQAVNENQFMKHEVFPNSESVKFYESMFSIYKDFHKQTKLLSHRINELQ; encoded by the coding sequence ATGGTTACACAGTATGTTCTTGGTGTAGATCACGGATCAGGAAGTTGTAAAACAATGTGCTTGGACTCAAAAGGTAATGTGGTTGATGAGGCTACTGTTTCATATCCGTCGTATTATTCGCATCCTAGATGGGTAGAGCAAGACCCAGAGGATTGGATAAATGCGGCAGTTAAAGGGATAAAACAAGTTATTTCATCACTTACTGAAGGCGAACGTAATCAAATTAAAGGTATTTCATTTACAGCTCCTGCGCATGTCGCTGTACTTCTAAATGAACAAAAAAATGTTCTTAGAAACGTAATCATGTGGAATGACCAACGTAGTGGTGATGAATCAAAAGAATTGTCTGGTGAGTATGGTGAGCTAATTTATAGCCTTACTAATCATTATCCAACACCTACTTGGACTATTTCACATCTTTATTGGTTAATGAAACATGAGCCAGAAGTTTTTGACAAAGTTGATAAAGTGCTTTTTGAAAAGGATTACGTACGTTATCGTTTTTCAGGTGAAATGGGAACTGACTACATTGAAGCAGAGGGCTCTATGCTTTATGACGTGCATAAGCAAGAGTGGTCGGATGATTTATTGTCTATTTTATCACTAGATAAGTCGATACTACCAAGTGTATATAATCCGACTGATCAAGCAGGTACATTAACAAAAGAAATGGCTGAGCGGTTAGGTCTTTCTGAAGGTATACCGATTATTATGGGAACAACTGATACTGCTGCTGAAGTATATGGGAGTGGTGCAGTTGAGGAAGGCGATGGCGTAGTTAAAATAGCAACAGCTGGTAATTTCTCTTTAATATCTAAAGAACGACATGTGAACAAAGCCTTAACTTCTTATAGTTTCGTTACAGCCGGTTTACGATATCAAAATAGTGGTACAAACTTTGCTGCATCTTCATACCGGTGGTTTAAAGAAACCTTTTTTGAGGACTCGATGGAATATAAAGATCTAGATAATGTGTATGCTGAAATAGATAAAGAAGTTAGTAAAATTAGCATTGGTTCAGAAGGGTTACTGTTTCATCCGTATTTGAACGGAGAACGCTCACCTCATTGGGATCCGTATTTAAGAGGTAGCTTTTTCGGTATTACCGCTAGGCATAATCGATATCACTTTGCTAGGGCAGTTTTAGAAGGAGTAGCTTTTTCAATAAAAGATGCAGGTTTGGAATTTCCACAAATGCCTACAAACAGTGTCAAAATTATTGGTGGTGGTGGAAATAGCTTAGTTTGGTCACAAATTTTGGCAGATATATTGAATGTGAGGCTAGAAATACCCAAATATACAGATGCCGCATTTGGTTCATGTCTAATTGCTACTTGCGGAATAGGTTGGTACGATAGCTTATCTCAAGCAGTTAATGAAAACCAGTTTATGAAGCATGAAGTATTTCCTAACTCGGAATCTGTAAAGTTCTATGAATCAATGTTTTCTATTTATAAAGATTTTCATAAGCAAACCAAGTTATTGTCACATAGAATAAATGAGTTACAATAA
- a CDS encoding class-II fumarase/aspartase family protein codes for MKMKQINGKMLLPLLDTYGDLETINCFSEEAMFNGWLEAEVALAKAQGEENIIPKEAAKKIEASAKYELLDLNGFWEETKNVGYPIVPLVKRLSAVSGEYGGYVHWGATTQDIMDTGLVIQLRNAIKRLEQLLIECGSACATLIEKYASTPQAGRTHGQQAVPITFGMKVSVWLSELRRHVERLQEVKSRLLVGQLFGAAGTLATLGTKSTKVRTRFCELLELQEPEGPWHVARDTVVEFANLQSMISGTLQKVAKEIADLARTEINEVQEMKGQLRGASSTMPQKENPISSETIIGLTTINMSLVSGFYQTMTPVHERATGEWQAEWDMIPLVSVGTAGALSLMGETLKNLSVNEEVMKQNLEMDNGLIMAESVMMKLTEKMGKQKAHEKMYEICRVADKENQKLKNVLENDATIIQTLKVDDVKSSINPMDYLGEAAPLSNRAILNWEETLNNYGIKK; via the coding sequence ATGAAAATGAAACAAATAAATGGAAAAATGTTATTGCCTTTATTGGATACGTACGGTGATTTAGAAACAATCAATTGTTTTAGTGAAGAAGCGATGTTTAATGGTTGGCTTGAAGCGGAAGTTGCATTAGCTAAGGCACAAGGAGAAGAGAATATCATTCCTAAGGAAGCGGCTAAAAAAATTGAAGCAAGTGCAAAATACGAACTATTAGACTTAAATGGATTTTGGGAAGAAACAAAGAATGTAGGTTATCCAATTGTACCACTTGTAAAGCGATTATCAGCGGTTTCAGGAGAGTATGGTGGATACGTCCACTGGGGAGCAACTACCCAAGATATTATGGATACTGGTTTAGTAATACAACTGCGAAACGCAATAAAACGTCTAGAACAATTATTAATAGAATGTGGTAGTGCTTGTGCAACATTAATCGAAAAGTATGCAAGTACTCCACAAGCAGGTAGAACGCATGGGCAACAGGCAGTACCTATTACATTTGGAATGAAAGTGTCCGTCTGGTTATCTGAACTAAGAAGACATGTTGAACGGTTACAAGAAGTAAAGAGTAGATTGCTAGTAGGTCAATTGTTTGGAGCAGCAGGTACATTGGCTACCCTTGGTACGAAGTCTACAAAGGTTAGAACAAGATTTTGTGAGTTGTTAGAATTACAAGAACCAGAGGGACCTTGGCACGTTGCTAGAGATACGGTTGTAGAATTCGCTAATCTTCAATCGATGATTAGTGGTACATTACAAAAAGTAGCAAAAGAAATAGCCGATTTAGCTAGAACAGAAATTAATGAAGTGCAAGAAATGAAAGGTCAATTACGTGGTGCATCATCAACGATGCCACAAAAAGAAAATCCAATCAGCAGTGAAACTATTATTGGGTTAACGACTATCAATATGTCACTAGTTTCAGGTTTTTATCAAACGATGACACCTGTGCACGAAAGAGCTACTGGAGAGTGGCAAGCAGAATGGGATATGATCCCGTTAGTTTCAGTAGGAACAGCTGGAGCGCTTTCTTTAATGGGAGAAACGTTAAAAAACTTGTCTGTTAATGAAGAAGTAATGAAACAAAATTTGGAAATGGATAACGGTCTAATCATGGCAGAATCTGTAATGATGAAGTTAACAGAGAAGATGGGCAAGCAAAAGGCACACGAAAAAATGTATGAAATTTGTCGTGTCGCAGATAAGGAAAATCAAAAATTGAAAAATGTGTTGGAAAATGATGCAACAATTATTCAAACGTTAAAAGTAGATGATGTTAAGAGTAGTATTAACCCAATGGACTATTTAGGTGAAGCTGCACCATTATCCAATAGAGCAATTTTGAACTGGGAAGAAACACTCAATAATTATGGAATAAAAAAATAA
- a CDS encoding mandelate racemase/muconate lactonizing enzyme family protein translates to MIEAEKSNLNKLTSRIKKIDVIPIKMPLKKVFKGSNYFMTHRVTVLTRITTEDGIVGEIYNGDEMDDLEAIVKMIKDNMAPLLIDENIFDVKAIWKKLYPFSFDILADRKIALNALACIDSAVYDAIGKSLKMPLVKLWGGLKSELPVMLIGGYYTEGKDVDEQKIIEDIESYKEMGVAACKFKVGGRSPGVDIERVRIAREAAGDDFILAVDANQGWDRNDALKFAKGVSDLDIRWFEEPCRWSYDKQAMKDIRMMSGIRVTAGQSEDSPANCIELMTNGSIDVCNFDASWSGGATPWKQAAQAAEALGLEMAHHEEPQISAHLLGSTIGSTFLEVFHPDRDPMFYSIIENRNPFKNGYYEIPKGPGFGIELDRSVINKFRIDQ, encoded by the coding sequence ATGATTGAAGCAGAAAAAAGTAATCTTAATAAGTTGACATCAAGAATTAAGAAGATTGATGTTATACCCATTAAAATGCCCTTAAAGAAAGTCTTTAAAGGAAGCAATTATTTTATGACGCACAGAGTTACCGTGTTGACCAGAATTACCACAGAGGATGGTATTGTAGGCGAAATTTATAACGGTGATGAGATGGATGACTTAGAAGCTATTGTAAAAATGATTAAAGATAATATGGCCCCTTTACTTATTGATGAAAATATATTTGATGTTAAGGCTATATGGAAGAAGCTTTATCCATTTTCTTTTGATATCTTGGCAGACAGAAAAATCGCTTTAAATGCCTTGGCTTGTATAGATAGTGCAGTTTATGACGCTATTGGGAAAAGTTTAAAAATGCCATTAGTTAAATTGTGGGGAGGGTTGAAGTCGGAACTTCCAGTCATGTTAATTGGCGGCTATTATACAGAGGGTAAAGATGTTGATGAACAAAAAATAATAGAAGATATTGAATCCTATAAGGAAATGGGGGTTGCAGCATGTAAATTTAAAGTGGGTGGAAGATCTCCGGGAGTTGATATTGAAAGAGTGCGAATTGCCCGTGAAGCTGCAGGTGATGATTTTATTCTAGCTGTAGATGCTAACCAAGGTTGGGACAGAAATGACGCACTAAAATTCGCCAAAGGTGTAAGTGACCTTGATATACGGTGGTTTGAGGAACCTTGTCGCTGGAGCTACGATAAACAGGCAATGAAAGATATTCGAATGATGTCTGGCATTCGGGTCACTGCTGGTCAAAGTGAAGATTCGCCAGCAAATTGCATTGAACTAATGACGAACGGATCAATTGATGTATGTAATTTTGATGCAAGCTGGAGCGGGGGGGCTACTCCGTGGAAACAAGCTGCACAAGCTGCAGAAGCACTCGGTTTAGAAATGGCGCACCATGAGGAGCCGCAAATTTCAGCACATTTGTTAGGGTCGACCATAGGCAGCACATTTTTAGAAGTGTTTCATCCTGATAGAGATCCCATGTTTTATAGCATCATTGAAAATCGAAACCCTTTTAAAAATGGATACTATGAAATTCCTAAAGGCCCAGGGTTTGGCATTGAGCTTGATAGAAGCGTAATAAATAAGTTTAGGATAGACCAGTAA
- a CDS encoding SDR family NAD(P)-dependent oxidoreductase: MEGFKNKTVVITGAGSGMGRETALQFAKEGANVVALDLNEKPAEETVAMITSAGGFAKAVVCDVSNRQQVIDTIDQIAEEFGTIDVMFNNAGVPMAPTKTDEVTEELTNLLIDVNLKGVFFGIQAVMPYMQRQSSGVIINTASINGARPRAFNSMYSASKAAVITLTKSLALELAEYGVRVVGVNPVAAETTMLQGFIGDADYDSGKEKYASSVPLGRLAKAEDIANTVLFLASDKASMITGSLIDVDGGRGI; the protein is encoded by the coding sequence ATGGAAGGATTTAAAAATAAAACAGTAGTTATTACAGGTGCGGGATCAGGTATGGGAAGGGAAACTGCACTTCAGTTCGCCAAAGAAGGAGCAAACGTCGTTGCATTAGATTTAAACGAAAAACCAGCTGAAGAGACAGTTGCAATGATTACTTCTGCAGGTGGTTTCGCAAAGGCGGTTGTTTGTGACGTTTCAAATCGACAGCAAGTCATTGATACAATTGATCAGATTGCTGAAGAATTTGGAACAATTGACGTAATGTTTAATAATGCAGGTGTTCCAATGGCACCAACTAAAACAGATGAAGTAACAGAGGAACTTACAAATCTGTTAATAGATGTAAATCTAAAAGGAGTGTTTTTTGGCATTCAGGCGGTCATGCCATATATGCAAAGACAATCTTCAGGAGTTATTATCAATACAGCATCAATCAATGGGGCCAGACCTCGTGCATTTAATAGCATGTATTCCGCGTCAAAGGCTGCTGTAATCACGTTAACAAAATCGTTAGCATTGGAATTAGCTGAATATGGAGTGCGTGTTGTTGGGGTGAATCCAGTCGCTGCGGAAACAACCATGTTGCAAGGCTTTATTGGGGACGCGGATTATGATTCTGGAAAAGAAAAATATGCTTCATCTGTTCCACTAGGAAGACTAGCGAAAGCAGAAGATATTGCCAATACGGTATTGTTCCTTGCTTCCGATAAAGCAAGCATGATTACTGGGAGTTTAATTGACGTAGATGGTGGACGGGGCATTTAA
- a CDS encoding LacI family DNA-binding transcriptional regulator, translated as MKRNITIKDVAHHSGFGIGTVSRAINSSEGVSQATREKILKSIETLGYKPDHIAQSMRSQKYKNVAFFADISNPVFAQIAKGAQLELEQLGYTLSLCNVGDKDVGDKILSFLEVRKFDGVILSTPREDDWKINKALSEIELPIVTINRDVPVLPPGITTDYYSSVKKAINYLLRLGHRGIVLIGGDKGIRPTREGIRAYHDAFSENNLIIDEELIKSGVFTSESGKEIFLDLCPYIKNKKITAILSLNNQMFYGILQGMKEKNLNYPEDVSLITFEDSELLQLLSPPVTVIRRPIQEMGTKIAKVLMKYIQEPELYGKLDPDTIPTEFIIRDSCKAI; from the coding sequence TTGAAAAGAAACATAACTATAAAAGATGTAGCTCACCATTCTGGTTTTGGTATTGGAACAGTCTCACGCGCAATTAATTCTTCAGAAGGTGTAAGCCAAGCAACTAGAGAAAAAATTTTAAAAAGCATTGAAACATTGGGGTATAAACCAGATCATATTGCGCAAAGTATGCGGTCACAAAAATATAAAAATGTAGCATTTTTTGCGGATATATCCAATCCTGTATTCGCTCAAATTGCAAAAGGTGCTCAATTAGAATTAGAACAACTCGGTTATACATTATCCTTATGTAATGTTGGCGATAAAGATGTAGGAGATAAGATCTTATCCTTCCTCGAAGTAAGAAAGTTTGATGGAGTTATTTTATCTACTCCACGTGAAGATGATTGGAAAATAAATAAGGCACTATCAGAAATTGAACTTCCAATTGTCACAATTAATCGGGATGTTCCAGTTCTACCTCCAGGAATTACAACTGACTATTATAGCTCAGTTAAAAAAGCCATTAATTACTTGCTTCGACTCGGGCACCGTGGAATAGTATTAATTGGTGGGGATAAGGGTATTAGGCCTACGAGAGAAGGGATACGTGCATATCACGACGCTTTTAGCGAAAATAATTTAATTATTGATGAAGAGCTGATTAAAAGCGGAGTTTTTACTAGCGAATCAGGCAAAGAAATATTTTTGGATTTATGCCCTTATATCAAAAATAAAAAAATCACTGCGATATTATCCCTTAACAACCAAATGTTTTATGGCATTTTACAAGGGATGAAGGAGAAGAATTTGAATTATCCAGAAGATGTTTCACTCATAACATTTGAGGACAGTGAGTTGTTGCAACTATTATCCCCCCCTGTAACAGTAATCCGCAGGCCAATTCAAGAAATGGGAACAAAAATTGCGAAGGTTTTAATGAAGTACATTCAGGAGCCTGAATTATATGGAAAACTAGACCCGGATACAATTCCTACAGAATTTATCATTAGAGACTCTTGTAAAGCAATTTAA